Part of the Rhodopirellula islandica genome is shown below.
TCATCAAGTTCATGAGGCTGAGTATCGAACCGGCATCATTGGCAAGTGGCATCTGAGTGACGACCCGCTGCCCTATGGCTTTGACGTCAATGTCGCCGGCACGCACAGCGGCAGTCCACCCAAGGGATACTTCCCGCCGCATCCCAAGGCGCCGGGATTGCAAGACGCAACCGATGAAGAGTACCTGACGGATCGACTCACGGACGAGGCCATCCGGTTCATCGAAGACAATCAGAAACGTTCTTGGTTCTTGTACCTGTCTCACTTTGCCGTTCACACGCCTTTGCAAGCCAAGCCGGATCTCGTCGCCAAGTACAAGGCGAAGCAGCCCGGCACGTTGCACGATCACGCGGTGATGGCGGCCATGATCGAGAGCGTCGATGAGGGAGTCGGGCGGATGGTCGAGACACTTCGCAAACTTGGGTTGGAAGAGAGCACTGCGATCGTCTTCACCAGTGACAACGGTGGTTTCGGACCTGCGACCTCGATGAAACCGCTGCGTGGTTACAAGGGAACCTACTACGAAGGTGGAATTCGCGAACCGTTCTTCGTGACTTGGCCGGGCGTCGTGGAGCCAGGAACGAAGTGCGACGTTCCGATCATCGCTGCCGATTTGTACCCCACCTTTGTTGAGATGACGGGAGCCAAACGTCCGGCGGACCAGCCACTCGATGGCCTGAGTTTGATGCCGTTGTTGAAGCAAGACGGAAGCCTCGCTGAACGCGATCTGTTTTGGCATTTCCCTGCGTACCTGCAAAGCTACGCAGTCACCGACGGTCAACGAGACCTGCTGTACCGAAGCCGCCCGTGCGGGATCATTCGAGACGGTCGTTGGAAGCTTCATGAGTACTTCGAGGACGGTGGGTTGGAGTTGTACGATCTGGTGGCGGACCCAGGTGAGTCCAACAACTTGGCAACCACCAATCCGATCAAGACCCAAGCACTGCATAGCAAACTGGTGGCGTGGCGAAAGCAAATGGGGGCTCCTGTGCCGACAGAGCCCAACCCGAATCACGATCCGGCCAGCGAAGCGAAGGCGATGGAGAAAGCGGAACGCAAGGCAGCCAAGCGTTAAGCAGGTACGCAGGTACGCAGGTGTCATCGGGTATGTGAGCCGTTGGCGTTAGCCACGGTTTTCACTCGCAACCGGGGCTGACGCCCAAACGGCTCACATGGTTGTGCCCGATCATTCCAGCCGACCTGCTTAGCGGTCCAGGCGAACGCCTCCACGGCTCATGTGATTCTGTCCGATCGATCGGCAATTTTTTTCGATGGTGGTCGCGAAAGCGATCTCGACATTCCAACTCATGGTTCTTCCTTGCCCTCCAAACGATTTCGCGTTCCCGGCCTCGTTGCCGAAGCGCACCAGCGTGTTTGGACGGGTGTGCTTGATGACCGCTGTTTGGTTGGTCGCTTGGTTGCAATTCCTGCCACCGGCGTTTCCTCCTGTTTCCGTTGCCAAGTCGGATTCGCTTTCCGCCGCCGTCTCGACGCTTGAGAATGTCTCGGTCGAACGTCCCATTGCGGTGGACTCGGAGCGCAGCGCCGCTTCGCTTGCTCAGGCGTTCAAGGACGCCCGCGAATGGTCGGGGTCCTTGGACTCAAGCGTGCCGGATCGTTGCGGACAAGCAGCTCGTTTGCTGTTTGCCTGTGCGCTGGAATCGCGAGCGTGGGCAAGCGTTGGGACAGGGGATTCTCTCGTGAACTTGCATGTGAGATTGCAGATCTAAGACGCCTTCGGGTTGGTCTTCTATCTGATTTTCTTTTGCAATGTTCTTCCTGAGAGTTTTGTCGATGTCTGTGCGCACATCCCATTCTGCTTCTTCCATCCCTGCCTTTTCGCCACCGTCTTCCCCGCCAAATCGAACGCCTGAATTGCCGGCAGCGCTGCGGTCCGTTTCCAATCTTTTGTCCCAGCGTGACTATGAAGGTGTCGTCCGTCGCTTGCATTCCGCAGGAAGAACGCCCGCGATTCGAAACACGTTGGGCGTCTGCCTTCTGCGATCAGGGCGGAAGGAAGAAGCCTTGTCGGTTTTTCGGCAATTCGTCCTGTCTTCCGACGGCGTGCTGGAGCGGTCGGAAGTTTCCAGTGCTTGCAAACGCAACTTCGCGACCGCGCTGCTTGTCAACGGGTTGGTGGGTGGCGCGTTGGATGCGCTCAACCAGTCTGGCGAACCGGATCATCCACGTGCGATTGAGTTGCGAACCTGTCTTCGAGACTGGGAACGCTCGCTATCGTGGTGGCGATGGCTGGATTGGAAAATCAATCGCATCGTGGCCAAGGACTGCCAAGTTCCAATGAATTTCGAGCCCGGTGAGTTCGAGTTCGAAGTGTCTTTGAGCGACGACGCTCGCGCGGTCGCAGAAGGGCGTTCTAGCTTCTAGCTTCTAGCTTCTAGCTTCTAGCTTCTAGCTTCTAGCTTCTAGCTTCTAGCTTCTAGCTTCTAGCTGAGAGCTGAGAGCTGAGAGCTGAGAGCTGAGAGCTGAGAGCTGAGAGCTGAGAGCTGAGAGCTGAGAGCTGAGAGCTGAGAAGCAGGTCGGCAGGAGTGATCAAGCACAACCATGTGAGCCGTTTGGGCGTTCGCCCCGGTTGTGCGTGAAAACCGTGGCTAACGCCAGCGGCTCACCTACCCGATGACACCTGCGTACCTGCTTAGCTGATGGCTGATGGCTGATGGCTGGTTGCTGGTTGCTGGTTGCTGGTTGCTGGTTGCTGGTTGCTGGTTGCTGGTTGCTGGTTGCTGGTTGCTGGTTGCTRGTTGCTGGTTGCTGGTTGCTAGTTGCTAGTTGCTAGTTGCTAGTTGCTAGTTGCTAGTTGCTAGTTGCTAGTTGCTAGTCGCTAGTCGCTAGTCGCTAGTCGCTAGTCGCTAGTCGCTAGTCGCTAGTCGCTAGTCGCTAGTCGCTAGTCGCAAAAAAAATGCCGGGCCGCTTGAGGGCGGTCCGGCATTGGGATCGGTTCCGTCGCCCGACTGATCGGGCCATCAGGCAATCGATCACATGTCGATTTCGTATCCCTTGCGGCTTTCACGCGAGAGGAACGAGTTGGCTTCGTCGTCGCCGACGATTTCACGCTTGGTTGGGTCCCAGTTCAATTCACGACCGAGGCGGATGGAGATGTTGGCCAAGTGACAGGTTTCGAGCATTCGGTTGTGGGTCCAAACGTCGGAGATCGGTTGTTTCCGAGTTCGCATGGCTTGCACGAAGTTGTCTGTGTGATTGGCTGCAACGGGGCCGCCGTAAACTTGTTCAATGGCGCCTTCAGGAAGCGGGTTGGATTCCAGGTCTTCGACGGGCTTGCCAACGATCTTGCCACGGTTGACGAAGAAGCGGCCCTTGGTGCCTTCGAACAGGATCCCGTTGTCTCCTTCGCTGGTGACGACCATGGGGATGTCGCCAGGCATGTTGGCGAGGATCTCAAACTTGGTCGGCGAATTGTACTGGTCGCTGACCGTCGGGTAGCCATCCTTGTATTCGACCGGCAGCGAGTAGCTGACGGGGGTGATCTTGTTGGGGCCGGATTGATCGGCGCCCAACGCCCAGGTGGCGATGTCGACGTGGTGAGCTCCCCAGTCGTTCATCTGGCCACCGGAATACTCGTACCAGTTCCGCCAAGCGTAGTGGCAATTGGTGTAGAGCGGCACGCCGCCGCCGTATCCCTTTCGCATTTGTGGCAGGGCGCGGTAGGGGACCTTGGGAGTGGGGCCGAGCCACATGTCCCAGTCGAGGCCCTTGGGGACATCGATGGCAGGAATCTCTGGTGAGCCGGTTGCCCCGCCGATGCCGCAGGTGACTTTTTGGATCTCGCCGATCCGGCCGTCGCGGATCATGGCAATGGCTTGAAGGAAGCGTTTTCCGTTTTCTGTCCGCTGCATCGTTCCGACTTGGAAGACACGTCCGGTTTGCTTGACGATCTTTTCGATCAACTTGCCTTCGTCGATGGTCAGCGTCAGCGGTTTTTCGCAGTACACGTCTTTGCCTGCGAGCATCGCTTCGACGGAGATCTTGGTGTGCCAGTGATCGGGGGCGGCGATCATGACCGCGTCGATGTCTTTTCGTTCGAGGACCTTGCGGTAGTCGGCGTAGCCCTCGGGAG
Proteins encoded:
- a CDS encoding tetratricopeptide repeat protein; the protein is MSVRTSHSASSIPAFSPPSSPPNRTPELPAALRSVSNLLSQRDYEGVVRRLHSAGRTPAIRNTLGVCLLRSGRKEEALSVFRQFVLSSDGVLERSEVSSACKRNFATALLVNGLVGGALDALNQSGEPDHPRAIELRTCLRDWERSLSWWRWLDWKINRIVAKDCQVPMNFEPGEFEFEVSLSDDARAVAEGRSSF
- a CDS encoding Gfo/Idh/MocA family oxidoreductase, which translates into the protein MSARQKLNRRHFLQTTGAATAAGYFAGTSSLGNAQESPNERPVFATIGLRNQGWTITNKSFKYADFAAMADVDANVLGDNVAKAKEQQGKAPEGYADYRKVLERKDIDAVMIAAPDHWHTKISVEAMLAGKDVYCEKPLTLTIDEGKLIEKIVKQTGRVFQVGTMQRTENGKRFLQAIAMIRDGRIGEIQKVTCGIGGATGSPEIPAIDVPKGLDWDMWLGPTPKVPYRALPQMRKGYGGGVPLYTNCHYAWRNWYEYSGGQMNDWGAHHVDIATWALGADQSGPNKITPVSYSLPVEYKDGYPTVSDQYNSPTKFEILANMPGDIPMVVTSEGDNGILFEGTKGRFFVNRGKIVGKPVEDLESNPLPEGAIEQVYGGPVAANHTDNFVQAMRTRKQPISDVWTHNRMLETCHLANISIRLGRELNWDPTKREIVGDDEANSFLSRESRKGYEIDM
- a CDS encoding sulfatase, coding for MNTISRLRWALPVFLFAIVLSPAGFAETPSKQHPNVLFIYLDDYGWRDASFMGSDFYETPNLDALAEQGMVFTNAYSCAANCAPARASLLSGQYSPRHEIYNVGTERRGHPKHGTLQHIPGTDVLSTDIQTWAHQVHEAEYRTGIIGKWHLSDDPLPYGFDVNVAGTHSGSPPKGYFPPHPKAPGLQDATDEEYLTDRLTDEAIRFIEDNQKRSWFLYLSHFAVHTPLQAKPDLVAKYKAKQPGTLHDHAVMAAMIESVDEGVGRMVETLRKLGLEESTAIVFTSDNGGFGPATSMKPLRGYKGTYYEGGIREPFFVTWPGVVEPGTKCDVPIIAADLYPTFVEMTGAKRPADQPLDGLSLMPLLKQDGSLAERDLFWHFPAYLQSYAVTDGQRDLLYRSRPCGIIRDGRWKLHEYFEDGGLELYDLVADPGESNNLATTNPIKTQALHSKLVAWRKQMGAPVPTEPNPNHDPASEAKAMEKAERKAAKR